The Solibacillus sp. FSL R7-0682 genome includes a window with the following:
- a CDS encoding NAD-dependent 4,6-dehydratase LegB, which yields MKNKILVTGADGFIGSHLTETLVRQGYDVRAFVYYNSFNSWGWLDQSPNNIKSQIDIFSGDIRDPYGVKEAMKGCTHVLNLAALIAIPYSYHSPATYVDTNINGTLNIVQAARELGIEKVVHTSTSEVYGTALYVPIDEDHPLQGQSPYSASKIGADQMALSFYRSFDTPVSIIRPFNTYGPRQSARAVIPTIISQLANGKETIKLGAVSPTRDFNYVKDTVQGFISVMNSEKSIGEVINIGSNYEVSIGETAEMIADIMGVNLTIETDEQRIRPEKSEVNRLWAENKKAKELIGWQPQYGGKDGFRHGLEETIEWFTNPKNLAQYKADVYNI from the coding sequence ATGAAAAATAAAATTTTGGTAACAGGAGCAGATGGCTTTATTGGCTCTCACTTAACAGAAACATTAGTACGACAAGGCTATGATGTACGTGCCTTTGTTTATTATAATTCGTTTAATTCGTGGGGGTGGTTAGACCAGTCTCCCAATAATATTAAGTCGCAAATAGACATTTTCTCGGGTGATATTCGTGATCCATATGGTGTAAAGGAAGCAATGAAGGGCTGTACGCATGTATTAAATTTGGCTGCACTTATTGCAATTCCTTATTCATACCATTCACCTGCTACATATGTAGATACAAATATTAATGGAACATTAAATATTGTCCAAGCAGCACGCGAATTAGGTATAGAAAAGGTGGTACATACATCAACTAGCGAAGTGTATGGAACGGCTTTATATGTACCAATCGATGAAGATCACCCATTACAAGGACAATCACCTTACTCAGCATCAAAAATCGGGGCAGATCAAATGGCGTTATCATTCTATCGATCGTTTGATACACCTGTATCAATTATTCGTCCGTTCAATACATATGGTCCACGTCAGTCAGCGCGTGCTGTTATTCCGACAATTATTAGCCAGTTAGCAAACGGTAAAGAAACAATTAAGCTTGGTGCGGTTAGTCCAACACGTGACTTTAATTATGTAAAAGATACTGTACAAGGTTTTATCTCCGTAATGAACTCGGAAAAATCAATCGGTGAAGTGATTAATATTGGTTCAAACTATGAAGTCTCAATCGGTGAAACAGCAGAAATGATTGCCGATATTATGGGTGTGAACTTAACGATTGAAACAGATGAACAGCGCATACGCCCTGAAAAAAGCGAAGTCAATCGTTTGTGGGCAGAAAATAAAAAAGCAAAAGAATTAATAGGGTGGCAACCTCAGTATGGTGGTAAAGATGGCTTCCGTCACGGCTTAGAAGAAACAATTGAATGGTTTACGAATCCGAAAAATTTAGCTCAATATAAGGCAGATGTTTATAATATATGA
- a CDS encoding motility associated factor glycosyltransferase family protein, whose product MKDVTVNYIATKTGLDTVELNDYLLHSKYDPMKEAERIVQKEHKENYVHVLFGYGLGYIADVLKLKMKNKKELIVIDPFKSILCPDNDDVLDFENIELIRAKIWHTLRHDRRDIRIICSPNYDKLASEEYLLLLKSIKEIQYMKVVSENTTRFANEFWQENYIKNLVCATQDASLSELYKVYNCPVVIASGGPSLTKQLPLLKKIRNQIILIASGSTINSLLHELIEPDYVVSIDGSDANYTHFKDLNLIDSTLLYSFTGNYKIQHEYTGERYAFLPLIDKHIEHRLRTEYHLQLPVIEGGASVANSALTIAKYITSGPIALIGQDLAYTNNLSHAAHNKFQKAVDNVFYKEKQATEVEGYYGDKVITDYPFLAMKESFEILHRRIKHSAPVFNCTEGGLKIQSFDQITFTQFINEYVSKDEVQKVKPLKKEYITLAELGNIFAKEIEAYEKLEKLCNEAIDVLKKDENKVVFSNNTLKILNKVDKKIKEYSKEVLLYDIITPITMDVMRYFKEKENETPKERFERTYNQNKVLYSRLLEAIKKTKIFTLEAVKIIENEKGE is encoded by the coding sequence ATGAAAGATGTAACGGTTAACTATATAGCGACGAAAACGGGTTTGGATACCGTGGAACTGAACGACTATTTGCTACATAGTAAATATGATCCTATGAAAGAAGCAGAAAGGATTGTTCAAAAAGAACATAAAGAAAATTATGTACATGTATTATTTGGATATGGGCTTGGCTACATAGCAGATGTATTAAAATTGAAAATGAAAAATAAAAAAGAACTCATTGTTATAGATCCATTTAAAAGTATTTTGTGCCCCGATAATGATGATGTTTTAGACTTTGAAAATATAGAGTTGATTAGAGCGAAGATTTGGCACACATTACGTCATGATAGACGAGATATACGTATTATTTGTAGTCCGAATTATGATAAGTTAGCTAGCGAAGAGTATCTATTATTGTTGAAATCTATTAAAGAAATTCAATATATGAAAGTTGTATCCGAAAATACAACTCGTTTTGCCAATGAGTTTTGGCAAGAGAATTACATAAAAAATTTAGTTTGCGCTACACAAGATGCTTCATTATCTGAATTATATAAAGTATATAATTGTCCTGTAGTCATTGCTTCAGGTGGTCCCTCATTAACGAAGCAACTCCCATTGTTGAAAAAAATAAGAAATCAAATCATTTTAATTGCATCTGGTTCCACTATAAATTCATTATTACATGAACTAATTGAGCCGGACTATGTAGTGTCAATTGATGGTTCTGATGCAAATTATACTCATTTTAAAGATTTGAATTTAATCGATTCGACACTGCTATATAGTTTTACTGGTAACTACAAAATTCAACATGAATATACGGGTGAAAGATATGCTTTTTTACCGTTAATAGATAAACATATTGAACATCGATTACGAACGGAATATCATTTACAATTACCGGTAATTGAGGGAGGAGCTTCTGTAGCTAACTCTGCTCTTACCATTGCGAAATACATAACAAGTGGTCCTATAGCGTTAATCGGACAAGATTTAGCGTATACAAATAACTTATCACATGCTGCTCATAATAAATTCCAAAAAGCAGTTGATAATGTGTTTTATAAAGAAAAACAGGCGACTGAGGTAGAAGGTTATTACGGAGATAAAGTAATTACAGATTATCCTTTTCTTGCTATGAAGGAATCATTTGAAATTTTACATCGCAGGATTAAACATTCTGCACCCGTTTTTAATTGTACAGAAGGCGGTTTAAAAATCCAATCTTTTGATCAAATTACTTTCACACAATTTATAAATGAATATGTAAGTAAAGATGAGGTACAAAAAGTAAAACCTCTAAAAAAAGAATATATAACATTGGCGGAATTAGGTAATATCTTTGCTAAGGAAATTGAAGCCTATGAGAAATTAGAAAAGTTATGTAATGAAGCGATTGATGTGCTAAAAAAGGATGAGAATAAAGTTGTTTTTAGTAATAATACGTTGAAAATCTTAAATAAAGTGGATAAAAAAATTAAGGAATATTCCAAAGAAGTACTCCTATATGATATTATTACTCCGATTACAATGGATGTAATGAGATATTTCAAAGAAAAAGAAAATGAAACGCCAAAAGAACGTTTTGAGAGAACGTATAATCAAAATAAAGTATTGTATTCGCGACTTTTAGAGGCAATTAAAAAAACGAAAATTTTTACATTAGAAGCAGTAAAAATTATTGAAAATGAAAAAGGTGAATAG
- a CDS encoding flagellin N-terminal helical domain-containing protein yields MRIQHNIAALNTHRNLSFNNTQASKSLEKLSSGYKINRAGDDAAGLAISEKMRGQIRGLDMASKNAQDGISLIQTAEGALNETHSILQRMRELSVQAANDTNVTVDRDALQAEFDELVSEIDRISTDTEFNTQKLLDGSFTGKILQIGANSGQVITVGIASMDANALGVDALTLDTSANSQAAITAVEAALTTVSTERSNLGAVQNRLEHTINNLGTTSENLTAAESRIRDTDMAKEMMNFTKNNILMQAAQSMLAQANQQPQGVLQLLQ; encoded by the coding sequence ATGAGAATTCAACACAACATTGCTGCTTTAAACACACACCGTAACCTTTCTTTCAACAACACTCAAGCTTCTAAAAGCCTTGAGAAATTATCTTCAGGTTACAAAATCAACCGTGCTGGCGATGACGCTGCTGGTTTAGCAATTTCTGAAAAAATGCGCGGTCAAATCCGTGGTCTTGACATGGCATCTAAAAACGCGCAAGACGGTATTTCTTTAATTCAAACAGCTGAGGGTGCGCTTAACGAAACACACTCAATCTTACAACGTATGCGTGAATTATCAGTACAAGCTGCGAATGACACAAACGTGACTGTTGACCGTGATGCATTACAAGCAGAATTTGATGAATTAGTAAGTGAAATTGATCGTATTTCAACTGATACAGAGTTCAATACACAAAAACTTTTAGATGGGTCATTTACAGGTAAAATTTTACAAATTGGTGCGAACTCAGGTCAAGTAATTACTGTTGGAATTGCATCTATGGATGCAAATGCTTTAGGAGTAGATGCTCTCACTCTTGATACTAGTGCTAACTCACAAGCAGCTATTACAGCTGTAGAAGCAGCATTAACAACTGTATCTACTGAACGTTCAAACCTAGGTGCAGTTCAAAACCGTTTAGAGCACACAATTAACAACTTAGGTACAACGTCTGAAAACTTAACTGCTGCAGAATCTCGTATTCGTGATACGGATATGGCTAAAGAGATGATGAACTTCACGAAAAATAATATCTTAATGCAAGCTGCACAATCAATGCTAGCTCAAGCAAATCAACAACCACAAGGTGTACTTCAGTTATTACAATAA
- the csrA gene encoding carbon storage regulator CsrA, protein MLVLSRKKGESIIIGDQIEVKILSIEGEQVKLGIVAPQTVKVHRSEVFEAIQQQNEEALQSENILSILGQFKKK, encoded by the coding sequence ATGTTGGTTCTTAGTCGAAAAAAAGGCGAATCAATCATAATTGGTGACCAAATTGAAGTTAAGATATTGTCCATTGAAGGAGAACAAGTGAAGCTTGGTATCGTAGCACCTCAAACGGTTAAGGTTCATCGTTCAGAAGTTTTTGAAGCAATTCAGCAACAAAATGAAGAAGCTTTGCAATCAGAAAATATATTATCAATTTTAGGTCAATTTAAGAAAAAATAA
- the fliW gene encoding flagellar assembly protein FliW — MLINTKFLGEVEIIEKEIINFDCGLPGFPEERGFVLLPIEEDVPFVLLQSINNEHIGFVIAYPFAFKEDYAFDLNEEDKQLLQIETEEDVLVYSIVTLKESFQQSTLNLLAPIVINNNKKLGRQIVLQDSTQYSLRYPVSMAFSKGSSK; from the coding sequence ATGCTTATTAATACAAAATTTTTAGGTGAAGTTGAGATTATTGAGAAAGAAATTATAAATTTTGATTGCGGCTTGCCAGGTTTTCCTGAGGAAAGAGGATTTGTACTTTTACCTATAGAAGAAGATGTACCTTTTGTGCTGTTACAGTCAATAAATAATGAACATATTGGCTTTGTTATTGCTTACCCTTTTGCATTTAAGGAAGATTATGCGTTTGATTTAAATGAAGAAGATAAACAATTACTACAAATTGAAACCGAAGAAGATGTGTTAGTATATTCGATTGTCACATTAAAAGAAAGCTTTCAACAATCTACGTTGAATTTATTAGCCCCAATAGTAATTAACAATAATAAAAAGCTAGGAAGACAAATTGTTTTACAGGACAGTACACAATATTCACTTCGTTATCCAGTAAGTATGGCCTTTTCTAAAGGGAGTAGCAAATAA
- a CDS encoding DUF6470 family protein — protein MRLPQIQIRTTDAKIDLQSHDSKQFIKQPKATQSIEQPAAILDIKTTSGRLKIDSSQARRDLGLIGPIESSNNYAEKGKQLALQGAARRAKEGRQLMESAGKGQGSAPIQSIAKQNHGPHRPGPYNIKFVPSIGSVKIDYTPGTTNINITPQKPKIDVQVNKPIHDYTPGKVTGTMVVRPNIEIDVIG, from the coding sequence ATGAGACTTCCACAAATTCAAATTCGTACAACGGATGCAAAAATTGATTTACAAAGTCACGATTCAAAACAATTTATTAAACAACCGAAAGCAACACAAAGTATAGAGCAACCTGCGGCAATCCTAGATATTAAAACAACCAGTGGTAGATTAAAAATTGATTCGTCACAGGCAAGACGTGATTTAGGATTGATTGGCCCAATTGAATCATCTAATAACTATGCGGAAAAAGGGAAACAACTGGCATTACAAGGTGCTGCTAGACGTGCTAAAGAAGGACGTCAATTAATGGAGAGTGCCGGAAAAGGGCAAGGTAGTGCACCAATACAAAGTATTGCGAAACAAAACCATGGCCCTCATAGACCAGGACCATATAATATTAAATTTGTTCCCTCCATCGGTTCTGTGAAAATTGACTACACACCTGGAACAACAAATATAAATATAACACCACAAAAACCAAAAATTGACGTTCAAGTGAACAAGCCAATTCATGACTATACACCGGGGAAGGTTACTGGCACAATGGTAGTAAGACCTAATATAGAAATAGACGTTATTGGTTAA
- the flgL gene encoding flagellar hook-associated protein FlgL, with protein MRVTQSMLSSNMLRNLNNSYGKMSKLQEQMNSGKLVNRPSDDPVIAVKGMGYRVELDKNEQYQRNIREAHTWLDSTDEALEQVGSSLIRVKELIVQAANDTNTTEDRQKINAEITQIKEQLRDMANTKVGDNYIFSGTHTNSPLYTDQVGPQNPNITTGAAKTIEVNVFDGISMKINTQGNEYFNRVDEFMGHVETLLNGGGNASDISNALGLNTNGIPALDSIYNETLTLRADVGARQNRVELMENRLTIQEVNVTKQMSENEDTDYAKAITDMATTESIHQAALSVGAKIIQQTLVDFIR; from the coding sequence ATGCGCGTTACACAATCAATGTTATCAAGCAATATGCTACGAAATTTAAATAATAGCTACGGTAAAATGTCTAAGCTACAAGAACAAATGAATTCAGGGAAACTAGTTAACCGTCCGTCTGATGATCCAGTAATTGCTGTAAAAGGAATGGGCTACCGTGTGGAGTTAGATAAGAATGAGCAATACCAACGAAATATCCGTGAGGCGCATACTTGGTTAGATTCTACGGATGAAGCTTTAGAACAGGTTGGTTCATCATTAATTCGTGTCAAAGAACTTATTGTACAAGCTGCAAATGATACGAATACTACGGAAGATCGTCAAAAAATTAATGCTGAAATTACTCAAATAAAAGAGCAACTTCGTGATATGGCTAATACGAAGGTTGGCGATAATTATATTTTCTCTGGAACACACACAAATAGTCCGTTGTATACAGATCAAGTAGGACCTCAAAATCCAAACATTACAACAGGTGCAGCAAAAACAATCGAGGTAAATGTTTTTGATGGTATCTCTATGAAAATTAATACACAGGGAAATGAGTATTTTAATAGAGTCGATGAATTTATGGGACATGTTGAGACTCTATTAAATGGTGGAGGGAATGCTTCAGATATAAGCAATGCACTTGGATTAAATACAAATGGTATTCCTGCATTAGATTCGATATACAATGAGACATTAACATTACGAGCTGATGTAGGTGCTCGTCAAAATCGTGTAGAATTGATGGAAAACCGATTAACTATCCAAGAAGTGAATGTCACAAAACAAATGTCTGAAAATGAAGATACCGACTACGCAAAGGCAATTACCGATATGGCAACAACAGAATCAATTCATCAAGCAGCTCTTTCTGTCGGTGCAAAAATAATTCAACAAACCTTAGTAGATTTCATCCGTTAA
- the flgL gene encoding flagellar hook-associated protein FlgL: MRVTQSMLSSNMLRNLNTSYNKMSKLQEQMNSGKLVNRPSDDPVIAVKGMGYRVDLDKNAQFQRNINEANTWTDTTDEALDQVGSALIRVKELIVQAANDTNTTEDRQKISVEISQIREQLKDVANTKIGDNYIFSGTHTNSPLYDNNNVDPVTGQNAALTQNGVENTITINVFDGISIQVNVQGNEYFKEIDDFMGQLETILNNGATGAEIGTALGATIVDNNMTTIPALDAIHAKTLTMRAEVGARQNRLELMENRLKIQEVNVTKQLSENEDTDYSKAITDMATTESIHQAALSVGAKIIQQTLVDFIR, encoded by the coding sequence ATGCGCGTTACACAATCGATGCTATCGAGTAATATGCTTCGTAACCTGAATACAAGCTACAACAAGATGAGCAAACTTCAAGAGCAAATGAATTCAGGGAAGTTGGTAAACCGTCCTTCTGATGACCCAGTAATTGCGGTAAAAGGAATGGGCTACCGAGTAGACTTAGATAAAAACGCGCAATTCCAACGAAATATTAACGAGGCCAATACTTGGACAGATACAACAGATGAAGCACTGGATCAAGTAGGTTCTGCGTTAATTCGTGTGAAAGAGTTAATTGTACAAGCAGCAAATGATACGAATACTACTGAGGACCGTCAAAAAATTAGTGTTGAAATTTCACAAATTCGTGAGCAGTTGAAAGACGTAGCGAATACGAAAATAGGGGATAATTATATTTTCTCTGGCACACATACGAATAGTCCACTATATGACAATAACAATGTTGATCCTGTCACAGGTCAAAATGCTGCATTAACGCAAAACGGTGTGGAAAATACTATTACGATTAACGTTTTTGATGGGATTTCAATACAGGTAAATGTACAGGGGAATGAATACTTTAAGGAAATAGACGATTTTATGGGGCAACTAGAAACCATTTTAAATAATGGTGCAACAGGTGCAGAAATTGGCACTGCCTTAGGTGCAACAATTGTCGATAATAATATGACAACCATTCCAGCTCTAGATGCAATTCACGCTAAAACATTAACGATGCGTGCAGAAGTTGGTGCTCGACAAAACCGCCTTGAATTAATGGAAAATCGCCTAAAAATTCAAGAAGTAAATGTTACAAAGCAACTATCTGAAAATGAAGATACGGATTATTCAAAAGCGATAACAGATATGGCAACAACAGAATCAATTCATCAAGCAGCCTTATCGGTAGGAGCGAAAATTATCCAACAAACACTAGTAGATTTCATCCGTTAA
- the flgK gene encoding flagellar hook-associated protein FlgK — protein sequence MRSTFMGLETSKRGLFTQQSALYTTGHNISNANTIGYSRQRVNMEATEGFPGTGLNSPTTAGHIGTGVQAHSVQRIRDEFVDRQYRQETNKLGYWEATTKAISQMEDVMSEPSEFGINQAFTEFWKSMEDVVDNPKDTAARQVLISKGQSLAESFNYMDTQLKLIQGNLGNEINVRTAEANNLLKQIGDINKQIQAIEPNGYMPNDLYDARDVLVDKLNDIIPVSISFEKSGGNALAIAEGSMTVTFKATDGQTYDLVRGKEYAMLNSIDTENKVIDGDVDDANTAGYNAFIGLAISGLGYPPTASTTVNVDYAGLEPSKGKLAALFDSFGYEENGAVKGIYPEMLEKLDELANEFVQRFNAVHTNGYSLANATGINFFDPTGTTARSMKVENLIPEDIAASDAPNEEGNNKNMLALSALQSEVQINLQGGTFQSYYKSLIGELGVKGQQAVTQEYNSTTLRLQIENNRASHNSVSLDEEMTNMITFQQAYNANARMITVVDETLDKIINGMGRVGL from the coding sequence ATGCGTTCAACTTTTATGGGGTTAGAAACAAGTAAGCGAGGACTTTTCACGCAACAATCCGCTCTTTATACAACAGGTCATAACATTTCAAATGCCAATACAATAGGTTATTCTCGCCAACGAGTAAACATGGAAGCAACAGAAGGTTTTCCAGGTACTGGGCTAAATTCACCAACTACTGCTGGTCATATCGGTACAGGGGTACAAGCGCATTCGGTACAACGGATTCGTGACGAATTTGTCGATCGCCAATACCGTCAAGAAACGAACAAATTAGGCTACTGGGAGGCGACAACGAAGGCAATCTCTCAAATGGAAGATGTAATGTCGGAACCTTCTGAGTTTGGGATTAACCAGGCGTTTACAGAGTTTTGGAAGTCGATGGAAGATGTTGTAGACAATCCAAAAGATACAGCCGCTCGCCAAGTATTAATTTCTAAAGGTCAATCTTTAGCTGAATCTTTCAACTATATGGATACACAATTAAAGCTAATCCAAGGGAATCTTGGAAATGAAATTAATGTTAGAACAGCTGAAGCAAATAATTTATTAAAACAAATAGGAGATATTAATAAGCAAATCCAAGCGATTGAACCAAATGGATATATGCCAAATGATCTTTACGATGCCCGTGACGTACTAGTTGATAAGTTGAATGATATCATCCCAGTATCAATTTCGTTTGAAAAGTCTGGTGGTAATGCACTTGCGATTGCTGAAGGTAGTATGACGGTAACGTTTAAAGCAACAGATGGTCAAACGTATGATTTAGTACGCGGAAAAGAATATGCGATGCTGAATTCAATTGATACGGAAAATAAGGTGATTGATGGTGATGTGGATGACGCTAATACGGCTGGTTATAACGCATTTATTGGACTTGCCATTTCAGGTTTAGGTTACCCACCAACTGCTAGTACAACAGTCAATGTGGATTATGCAGGTTTAGAGCCAAGTAAAGGGAAATTAGCAGCACTGTTTGACTCCTTTGGGTATGAAGAGAATGGTGCAGTAAAAGGAATTTATCCTGAAATGCTTGAAAAATTAGATGAGTTAGCTAATGAATTCGTACAAAGATTTAATGCAGTTCACACAAATGGCTATAGCTTAGCAAATGCCACTGGTATTAATTTTTTTGACCCTACAGGTACAACAGCTAGAAGCATGAAAGTAGAAAATTTAATACCAGAAGATATTGCTGCTTCGGATGCACCGAATGAAGAAGGTAACAATAAAAATATGCTTGCATTATCTGCTCTTCAGTCAGAAGTGCAAATTAATTTACAGGGTGGTACGTTCCAATCGTATTACAAATCACTAATCGGTGAATTAGGTGTTAAAGGTCAACAAGCGGTTACACAAGAATACAACTCAACAACATTGCGCCTGCAAATCGAAAACAATCGTGCGTCACATAACTCGGTTTCTTTAGATGAAGAGATGACGAATATGATTACATTCCAGCAAGCATACAACGCCAATGCTCGAATGATTACGGTGGTAGACGAAACATTAGATAAAATCATCAATGGTATGGGCCGAGTAGGCTTATAA
- a CDS encoding flagellar protein FlgN translates to MSIANIVATLEKLEKMHKSLLEFANAKTEFIKQNDMEKLNEIIKNEQSHIAAINILEQQRQTMVTDYLRAKGIALTDSTSVADVIEAAKSTESTEALVGVRKRLVVLLEKLKMQNDLNQKMVFNSLQIINLTLDSIRPQRQEQFNYSGAEVRGNAEVMKRSFNEFKA, encoded by the coding sequence ATGTCTATAGCGAACATCGTAGCTACGCTTGAAAAGCTCGAAAAAATGCATAAAAGCTTACTTGAATTTGCGAATGCTAAAACAGAGTTCATAAAGCAAAACGATATGGAAAAGCTTAATGAAATCATTAAAAACGAGCAATCACACATAGCAGCTATTAATATACTTGAGCAACAGCGTCAGACGATGGTAACGGATTACCTTCGAGCAAAAGGAATTGCTCTCACTGACTCCACATCTGTTGCCGATGTGATTGAAGCAGCTAAATCTACCGAGTCAACGGAAGCTTTAGTTGGCGTACGAAAACGATTGGTTGTGCTACTTGAAAAACTGAAAATGCAAAATGATTTAAATCAAAAAATGGTCTTTAACTCATTACAAATTATTAATCTTACACTCGATTCCATACGCCCACAGCGCCAAGAGCAGTTTAACTACTCTGGAGCAGAAGTACGTGGCAATGCAGAAGTTATGAAGCGTTCATTTAATGAATTTAAAGCCTAA
- the flgM gene encoding flagellar biosynthesis anti-sigma factor FlgM produces MKINPIGLQAINSYKNQARPVKQIDANKSFSDQIEISSKAKEMQATSTYASERAERLQKIKEEIESGNYKVDARQVAEDMLKYYRR; encoded by the coding sequence ATGAAAATTAATCCAATAGGGTTACAAGCGATTAATTCTTATAAAAATCAAGCTCGTCCTGTAAAGCAAATAGATGCGAATAAATCATTTTCTGATCAAATTGAAATTTCTTCAAAAGCAAAGGAAATGCAAGCAACGTCTACTTATGCAAGTGAACGTGCTGAGCGTTTGCAAAAGATTAAAGAGGAAATCGAATCAGGAAATTACAAGGTCGATGCACGTCAAGTGGCGGAAGATATGCTGAAGTATTATCGCCGTTAA
- a CDS encoding TIGR03826 family flagellar region protein yields the protein MAELRNCPMCDAFFNYTGVRDVCYNCAQKEEDMYQVVYRFLRKRENRAANVERIEEATGVDRNLLYKWVRKGRLHPAVFPGLGYPCDNCGHLTNKGKLCEKCQSIIKSDLRTFEGAKEFRDDIIRRDRGTYHSEKK from the coding sequence ATGGCTGAATTAAGAAATTGCCCTATGTGCGATGCGTTTTTCAACTACACAGGAGTTAGAGACGTTTGTTACAATTGCGCACAAAAGGAAGAAGATATGTATCAAGTTGTATACCGATTTTTACGTAAACGTGAAAATCGGGCAGCGAATGTAGAACGTATAGAAGAAGCAACTGGTGTTGACCGTAATTTACTTTATAAATGGGTGCGTAAAGGTCGGTTACATCCAGCAGTGTTCCCAGGTTTAGGTTATCCATGTGATAACTGTGGTCATTTAACGAATAAAGGAAAGCTGTGTGAGAAGTGCCAAAGTATTATTAAATCAGATTTACGTACGTTCGAGGGGGCAAAAGAGTTTCGTGACGATATTATAAGACGGGATCGCGGTACTTACCATTCGGAAAAAAAATAA
- a CDS encoding ComF family protein, translated as MNKPITHCLLCERVLEVRFGWKELLQKTLPRAICNRCESKFERIETQQETGIFSLFYYNEAMKDFLHRYKFMHDVLLAHVFNEILHLHLKNEKRLIIPIPMHPENLNIRTFAHVDELLNAAKIPFEHHLTKRSSDIQSLKTRDERLQTSQLFDVIDCSKIKGRNILLIDDIYTTGTTMRHAKKVLENAGAIEVSGFTLIHS; from the coding sequence ATGAATAAACCAATTACCCATTGCTTATTATGTGAGCGCGTTCTTGAAGTTAGGTTTGGCTGGAAGGAGCTACTACAAAAAACATTGCCACGAGCAATTTGTAATCGTTGTGAATCGAAATTTGAACGAATCGAAACTCAGCAAGAAACCGGTATTTTCTCGTTGTTTTATTATAATGAAGCAATGAAAGATTTTTTACATCGCTACAAGTTTATGCATGATGTGTTGTTAGCTCATGTGTTTAATGAAATCCTCCACCTACATTTAAAAAATGAAAAGCGTCTCATTATCCCCATCCCTATGCATCCTGAAAATTTGAACATCCGGACATTTGCTCATGTGGACGAATTATTGAATGCGGCAAAAATTCCTTTTGAACATCACCTAACAAAACGATCCTCTGACATTCAATCGTTAAAAACTAGAGATGAAAGACTTCAAACCTCGCAGCTATTCGATGTCATAGATTGTTCGAAAATAAAAGGTAGAAATATACTACTAATTGACGATATTTATACAACTGGAACGACAATGCGACATGCGAAAAAAGTGCTTGAAAATGCAGGTGCAATTGAGGTTTCAGGATTTACGTTAATTCATAGTTGA